Genomic segment of Sodaliphilus pleomorphus:
TGTCGGGCTTGGTTGCTGCCGTTGTGACCGTTTTCTTGTTGTGGCTGCATCCAGCCATGACGATGAGTAGCAGTGTGGCAATGATGAGTAGTCGTTGAGTAGTCGTGTGCATTTTCTTTTTGCGTGTCCTGAAAAATTTTTCAAAGCTATCAAAAAAATAGCAATGGCACAACTTTGGCCTGCTTTTATAGGAAATATTCACAATTCCTGTCGAGGGGCGGATTCCAGAAGCAAGTGCAAAGTTACGCTATTTTTCTTTAATCATGTCTTTGGGCTTTCGAAATCCGTTTTTCTTTCTTGGCCTGTTGTTTAATTTTTCGATGATGCTCTTGACATATAGCCTTGAAATTCCCCTAAAGTCCGTCTTCTTCGGAATATATTGCCTGATGAGCCCGTTCATGTTCTCGATAGCTCCCTTCTCCCACGAGCAGTACGGATGTGCGAAGTAAACTTTCGTGTTAAGTTCCCTCGCAATGATTTCGTGTGCGGCAAACTCCGGCCCGTTGTCTGTCGTTATCGACCTTACAGGCAACCCGCTCTCCCGTATGAGTCTCACCACGGCATATGCCAGTGGAACGGCCTGCTTTCCCGTATCGAGTTTCTCCATGAGCATAAAGCAGCTCCTCCTCTCAACCAGAGTAACGATGGCACCTTTGCCTTCCTTTCCTACGATGGTGTCCATCTCCCAGTCTCCTATGGTCTGTCCATAGTCCGTTTCCGGTCTTTCGTCAATGGAGAGGCGGTTGGGAATATGCGCCTTGGTGGTAAGCAAGGACTTTTGCCTTGGTCTGCCTCCATGCCTGAGGTGCTTTCGGATGTTGTCCCCGTAATGTGGGGAAAGGGCCGCTATCCAGTTGTATATGGTTGACTTGGACACCGTGATGCCCTCTTTCTTGCCAAGCCATCCGGCGACTTCCTCCGGCGACCACTGCTCCTTACGGATAAGTTCAAAAACACGGCTGCGTACATAGGGAGCGATACGGCGATTGCCAGGTGTCCTGGCCTTGCGTCGTTTGACTTTCAATACGGCCGTACGTGCGTCATAAACGCCTTTAGCATTAGAATTACGCCTTCGCTCACGAGAAACCGTGCTTACTGACACACCAATAGTCTCGGCTATGAAACTAAGTGAGAATTTCGTTTGGAGTAGCACACTTATTGTGTATCTTTGCTCCGAGGTTAATTGTTTATACATCACAATACAAAATTAATTAATCTTAGGGAGGGGAACGAAAGATCTCCTCTTTTTTTGTATTGCTTAAGTTATCCGCCAATGCTCTTTGGGGGCTTCGCGCCCCCAGCCGCAAGGCAAACCTCCGCGGTGTTTTTCATGTTTTAATGCACCGCAGAGTTTTGCACTTCTAATTGGAATTAGCAAGGCAAGGAGCTTTAGCATGGAGGAAGGCGCGCTTTGCCTTGTGTTGTGGCAAAGCACGCCTTTCTCGATGAGTTGTGTGGTTGCAAGCTGGTGTGGCAGGTGCTATTTTATTGTGTCGGTCGGCGCCGAAGCCGGCGCGCCGCTCTTGGCTATCTCCAGCGTCACCAGCCAGTAGGCCTCGCGGTCGTTGGCGGCCTTCACATAGTTGAGCTTGAGGGTTACCGTTGTCTTCTTGTCGTCGTATTTTGTCACCGCTTTCACGTCGGCCTCGCCTGGCTGAGCTTGGGCCACGGCATATTGCTGGTACTTGGCTGCCAGCATGCCCTTGAGCTCGTCGTAGAAGGCCTTGGCGCTCTTGCCGTTGTCGGGGTAGGCCGATTCGGGGAATGCCGACTCGCAGGAGATGCCTGTCACTACACCTTTCGGAAATTGCACGTGGGCTGTGGCAAAGGCCACATCGCCATAGGCCACCGGGCCGGTGACCTCACAGCTCACCTTGGGTGTTGCGTCGAAGTCGCAGCCGCTCTTGTCGAGCGAGTCGATGGCTGTGTTTTTGGCATCGCCCAGCCGCACGCCCAGCACGCTGGCGTCGATTTGATTGGTTTCTTTGTTCTCGTTGCTCTTGTTGCAGCTGGCGGCTCCGGCCACCAGAAGCATGATTGCAAAAATCAAAAGATATTTCTTCATTTTCTTTTTCGATTGGTTTTTATCAGCACAAAGTTAAATATTTTTTGTCTCATTTCATAGCCTTCGCTGTTGCATTGCCCCATTATTGCGGCACAATTTCGATTTCGGTCTTCTTTGGGCAGTCGCTATTGCCACAATTTTGCCTGTATTTGAGTTGGCTGAAGGTGGAGTTTAACATAGTGTGACTAATGACGCATAAAAGTCAAAAATGTTTTAACATTAAAGTTTAAAATTAACTTAACGTTGCTGCTCGTCTATAAAAAATGGCTATTCATATATTAGATTTGTATGCGTCATTTATTTGCTTTTACTTTGCTCTCAGAAAACAAAAAGAGTAATAAAGTTTTCTCATAAGCATAGGTTTATTTGTTTAGTTTATACATTATTTCGACTTTAAATCTTAATCGTGAACGACACTTAAACGCATTGAAGCCACTGGGCAGGATTGCTCGGTGGCTTTTTGTGTTGCAGCAGTAAGCCCGCAGGCATGCCTTGGGTTATATTCCCATGAGGTCGCGGTAGATGTCGAGGGCTGCTTTCATGTCGGCATCGTCGATGGTGTTGTTCACTTTCACGTTGCCGCAGCTGGCGAGCAAGCTGCAGTTTATCTCGCCATTCTGGCTTTTTTTGTCGTGATGCATGAGCTCGAGCAGTGTGTCGTAGTCGTCGCAGGTGATGTAGAAGGCGCCGTAATGGGCCTTTACATAGTGGGCGAGGCGGTGCAAGTCGGTCGAGGGGAAGTGCATCGTCATGTGCGAGAGCACGGCCTCGGCAACAAGCCCCCAGGCCACGGCATAGCCGTGAGGCACGGGCTTGCCCTTGTGCAGTGCCATGCTCTCAAGGGCGTGCCCCACGGTGTGCCCCAGGTTGAGTGCCCGTCTCAACCCTTGCTCGTGTGGGTCTTCTCTCACGATGCGCTCTTTCACGAGCACCGATGTCTTGAGCAGCTGGAGCAGGCGCTCGTAGTCGACATGTGCCAGGTCGAAGTCGAGCAGCGTCTCAAAGTCGTCGTGACTGCTGAGCATGCTGTGCTTCAGCATCTCGGCAAAGCCCGACTTGAGCTCGACCGCAGGCAGTGTTGTGAAAAATCGTGTGGTGATGATGACGTCGGTGGCTTCCACGAAGCAGCCTATTTCGTTTTTCAGTCCGTTGAAGTTGATGCCTGTCTTGCCGCCCACGGCTGCATCGACGGCGCTGAGCAGGGTGGTGGGGCAGTTTACAAAGGGGATGCCCCGCTTGTAGGTAGCGGCGGCAAAACCTCCCAAGTCGGTCACCACGCCTCCGCCCAGGTTCACGACGAGCGACTTGCGGGTCGCCCCCATTGCCTCCAGCTTTTTCCACACATCGACCAGCGTGTCGAGGTTCTTGTTGATGTCGCCGGGTCCTATGGCGATCACGCTGGCCTGTTTCAGGGCCTGGCACTCGATGAGCGGCAGCACTGCTTGGGCGGTGTTGGTGTCGACGACGACTGCCAGGCGGGAGAATTGCTTGGCGGCAAGTAGGTTGTCGAGAGTGTTGTCGATATCGTTGGTGAAAACTATGTTTTGACTCATAGATGCCTGCAAGTGAAATTTTTTTTCTTGAGCATGATGGCTTCCAGCTCAAGCCTGTTGCGTTGTCTTGAAGGCCTCGAGCAAAGCCGGCAGGGCGCTTGCAAGGGCATTCATGTCGGGATACACGATATCGGCCCCTGCCTTGTAGAGATCTTTCTCGGGGATGGGGCCAGTGGTTACCCCTATGGTGAAGCTGCCCGAAGCATGTCCCGATTGCACGCCCAGGGGAGCGTTTTCAATCACGATGCACTGGCACGGTTTGGCTCCGGCCTTGAGCTGAGCTTTCATGTAGGGCTCGGGACTGGGTTTGCCGTGCTTGGTGTCGGCGGCCGTGATGCGCTCTGGGGCGAAGAGGCCTGCATAGTCCCTGTCGATGCGCTCGAGCAGC
This window contains:
- the aroB gene encoding 3-dehydroquinate synthase; translated protein: MSQNIVFTNDIDNTLDNLLAAKQFSRLAVVVDTNTAQAVLPLIECQALKQASVIAIGPGDINKNLDTLVDVWKKLEAMGATRKSLVVNLGGGVVTDLGGFAAATYKRGIPFVNCPTTLLSAVDAAVGGKTGINFNGLKNEIGCFVEATDVIITTRFFTTLPAVELKSGFAEMLKHSMLSSHDDFETLLDFDLAHVDYERLLQLLKTSVLVKERIVREDPHEQGLRRALNLGHTVGHALESMALHKGKPVPHGYAVAWGLVAEAVLSHMTMHFPSTDLHRLAHYVKAHYGAFYITCDDYDTLLELMHHDKKSQNGEINCSLLASCGNVKVNNTIDDADMKAALDIYRDLMGI
- a CDS encoding IS30 family transposase, giving the protein MYKQLTSEQRYTISVLLQTKFSLSFIAETIGVSVSTVSRERRRNSNAKGVYDARTAVLKVKRRKARTPGNRRIAPYVRSRVFELIRKEQWSPEEVAGWLGKKEGITVSKSTIYNWIAALSPHYGDNIRKHLRHGGRPRQKSLLTTKAHIPNRLSIDERPETDYGQTIGDWEMDTIVGKEGKGAIVTLVERRSCFMLMEKLDTGKQAVPLAYAVVRLIRESGLPVRSITTDNGPEFAAHEIIARELNTKVYFAHPYCSWEKGAIENMNGLIRQYIPKKTDFRGISRLYVKSIIEKLNNRPRKKNGFRKPKDMIKEK